The sequence TTAACGTCACGCGCGCGGTGATCCCACACATGATTTCGCGTCGCGCGGGAAAGATCATTAATGTCAGTTCGGTCTCCGCTGAGAAGGGTGGTCGAGGGCAAACAAACTACGCGGCCAGTAAAGGGGCCATCAATGCGCTGACCAAGGCGCTGGCGGTAGAATTGGCGCCGCGAAAAATCACAGTAAACGCCGTGGCTCCCGGGGTCATCGAAACCGACATGTCGCGAGAGGTCGTCGAGCTGGCACCCGAAGAAGTCAAGTCGCGCATCCTCCTCCGGCGGCTTGGCACGCCGATAGAGGTTGCCCACGCGATTATGTTCCTGGCTTCGAGATACGCGAATTACATCACTGGAGAGATCCTCCACGTCGATGGCGGATTCAAAATGGAGTGAACACATGCCGGATGCCATAACAAAGGACGAGATCTCGGATGTGTATCCGAAGGTATCGGAGACCATTGCGGAAGCCTTGGGACGCGATGTCGATGAGGTGCCGCTCAGCGCCCCCCTGATGGAGGAGCTCGACGCAGAGTCGATTGACTTTCTTGATATCGTGTACCGCCTCGAACGGCAGTTCAAGGTAAAAATTCCACGAGGAAAGATCCTCGAGGACGCCCGTGGAACCCTCTCGGAAGCAGACTTCGAGCAAAATGGCTTCCTGACGGAGGTAGGCTTTACACGGCTACAGGAACACTTGAACGAGGTTCCCGGAGAGCGCTTCCGCACTCCGTTCAAGGTCCGCGATATTCCGCTGCTTTTTACCGTGGAAACCTTTTGCAAACTCGTCATACGTGCCCAAAAGCAGAGCGCGAAGTCCCCGGCTGGCTAGGAGATTCGACACGCCAGTCCAACCAGGAGGAGCCCCGCGCGTGCGGCTTCAAGCCACGGGAGCTGGAACCTGCGGCCCGCCGGTTGTTGTCGTAGATCCGCACCCCGGATGTGACCTGCGTCGCGACGCCGTACATGGGTTCTATGCCCAAGCATGGCAATGGTAGAGGAATGGCGTTCTCACTAGTTGATCGGATAACTGAGATCGAACCGGGAACGCGGGCTCGCGGCTGCTTCGCTATCCCTGGAGATCTTTCAGATCTGCCCCCGTGCCTCGTGGCTGAAGCGGTTGGACAGCTCGCGGCGTGGGTGGCGATGGCAAAGGTGGAATTCCGGAGCCGGCCGGTTGCCGGGATCGCCGGCGAGGTGAAGTTCAAGGAAATGGCTGCTCCGGGTGCAATCCTCGACCTCAAAGTCGACCTTGAGAGTTGTGAGGCTGACTCGATCCTTTACGACGGATGGGCGTTCGTTGGGGACGTGCCGATCATTGAATTGAGCCGGTGCGTGGGTCCGATGCTTCCCATGGAGGACTTCGATGACCCCATAGCCGTGCGCAGACGCTTTGAATTGCTCTGCGGGGCAGAGGCAGCCCTCCAGGGTTTCTCTGGTGACGCCGCGCTGACGCCGCGCCTCACCCTCATTGACCGCGACCCCGGCAAGCGGCTTC comes from Candidatus Methylomirabilota bacterium and encodes:
- a CDS encoding SDR family NAD(P)-dependent oxidoreductase: MLLQASGLADKAVIITGGTRGIGRACVDLFSAQGADVTFFFRNSTEMANEIVASGRAAGQRITADQVDVRDRKACEAAVEQVAERCGRIDVLVNNSGVIRDNLLAMLEDDDLQTVLDTNVAGVFNVTRAVIPHMISRRAGKIINVSSVSAEKGGRGQTNYAASKGAINALTKALAVELAPRKITVNAVAPGVIETDMSREVVELAPEEVKSRILLRRLGTPIEVAHAIMFLASRYANYITGEILHVDGGFKME
- a CDS encoding phosphopantetheine-binding protein — translated: MADSKWSEHMPDAITKDEISDVYPKVSETIAEALGRDVDEVPLSAPLMEELDAESIDFLDIVYRLERQFKVKIPRGKILEDARGTLSEADFEQNGFLTEVGFTRLQEHLNEVPGERFRTPFKVRDIPLLFTVETFCKLVIRAQKQSAKSPAG